TCGGCCGGATAGTGGGCCACGTAGCGCGGCACCTCGGGGCGCGGCCCCACCAGGCTCATGTCGCCCAGCCACACGTCCAGCAACTGAGGCAACTCGTCGAGCTTGGAGGCGCGCAAAAAGCCACCTACCCGCGTGATGCGGCAATCTGCCCCCACGGTGATTTGCAAGCCCTGCACCGCCGGCTCGTGCCGCATCGTGCGGAACTTGTGGATGCGAAACGGCTGGCCAAAGCGCCCCACCCGCTCTTGCCGGAACATGACCGGCCCGGGCGAATCGAGCTTGATCAGCAGGGCGATCAGCAGCAGCAGCGGGGCCAGCGCGAGCAGGCCCAGCGACGACAGCAGCAAATCGAACACACGCTTGGTCATGGTGGGCAACCGGTCAACCCAGGAATCGATCAGGCGCGGCCAAACGCCTTGCGCACCGAGGCCACCACGCGGTCCACATCGCCATCCGTCATGCGGGTGTACAGCGGCAGGCTGACCATGCGCTCATACGCATGCTGGCTGTGCGGGAACTGCTCAGGCTTCAGGTCATAGCGGTCACGCCAGTAGGGGTGCAGGTGCAGCGGGATGTAGTGCACGCTCACGCCAATGCCATCGGCAAACAGCTGCTCGATGAGCTGGTCGCGCGTGATACCAGCGTCGTCTTTCAGGCGCACCACATAAAGGTGCCACGAATGGCGATCGCCCGCATGAACCGGCCGCGGCGGCAACACCAGCGGCAGGTCGGCCAGGGCCGCATCAAAGCGCTGGGCCAGGTGCTCTCGCTGGTGCTGAAAGCCTTCGATGCGCTGCAGCTGGTGCAGGCCCAGGCTGGCGGCAATGTCGGTGAGGTTGTACTTGAAGCCCGGCGCCACGATCTCGTAGTACCAGCTGGGCACCTTGGCCGTGAAGCGGTCGAAAGCATCGCGGTTGATGCCATGCAGGCGCATGACCTTGGCGCGCGCGGCCAGCTCGGCGTTGCGGGTGACGAGCATGCCGCCTTCGCCCGTGGTCATGGTCTTGTTGGCATAGAAGCTGAAGACGATGGCGTCGCTGCTGTGCAGGCCGATCAGTTGGCCACGCCAGGTGGTGGGCAAGGCGTGGGCCGCGTCTTCCAC
This genomic window from Aquabacterium sp. A3 contains:
- a CDS encoding sugar transferase, with the translated sequence MTKRVFDLLLSSLGLLALAPLLLLIALLIKLDSPGPVMFRQERVGRFGQPFRIHKFRTMRHEPAVQGLQITVGADCRITRVGGFLRASKLDELPQLLDVWLGDMSLVGPRPEVPRYVAHYPAELRDKVLSVRPGITDIASIEYRDESAVLARAADPEQAYIHEVLPHKLALAAQYVDRASIGLDVRLIWRTLLAIVCR
- a CDS encoding DegT/DnrJ/EryC1/StrS family aminotransferase, coding for MSAESKLPFLPFALPEIGEEEIAEVVDTLRSGWVTTGPKARQFEEAFATFLGEPGLHCIAVNSATAGLHLALEALGIGPGDEVITTTHTFTATAEVVRYLGADVKLVDIDPATLNIDLAQLEAAITPRTKAIMPVHYAGLAVDMDAMQAIARKHGVKVVEDAAHALPTTWRGQLIGLHSSDAIVFSFYANKTMTTGEGGMLVTRNAELAARAKVMRLHGINRDAFDRFTAKVPSWYYEIVAPGFKYNLTDIAASLGLHQLQRIEGFQHQREHLAQRFDAALADLPLVLPPRPVHAGDRHSWHLYVVRLKDDAGITRDQLIEQLFADGIGVSVHYIPLHLHPYWRDRYDLKPEQFPHSQHAYERMVSLPLYTRMTDGDVDRVVASVRKAFGRA